Genomic segment of Mycolicibacterium sarraceniae:
CGGTGCTGTCGCTGTTCGTCGCGCACGCCCAGATCGGGATCACCGATATCACCACACCGTGGCCGATCCTGCTCTTCCTGGCCCTGGCCACGACCGTGTTTCTCGGAAACGTGGTGCCGCGCAAGGTTTCCTTCCTGCCCGGTATGCGCTACTACGCCGGCAACTGGGACACCACGCTGTGGTGTGTGAAGCCCTCGGCGGAAGCGAAGATCGAGCAGAACCTGGTGACGATCGCCAACATGCCGGCCGCCCAGCTCGAAAAGTTCTACGGCAGCAAGGAAGCCGCGCAGATCCCGCTCTTCATGGGATATGCGTTCCGCGCCTTCAACACTCACGGCAAGGCGCTGTTCACCCTGGCACATCGCGCCATGGCGGGCGAGAACGAGGACGACTACTCGATCACCGACGGGGAGCGCATCTGCAGCATGGCGATCGGCTGGAACTTCGGCGACGGGCACATGCACAACGAACAGCTCATCACCGCCATGCAGACGCGCTGCCACTTCGAGCCCGGCGAGGTCCGCGTGGTTCTGCTCGACGGTCAGCCGATCCACCGGCAACGGCAGGCCTACCGGCTTGTCGACGCCGCGACCGGGGAGTTCGAGACCGGCTACGTCAACGTCGTCGACATGGTCGACCGCCAGCCGTGGGACGACACCCTGCCGGTGCACGTGACATCGGGCTAACCGAACGGTTGGTTGACCCGGCTGAGGGCGCTCGGCGGGGGCGTGTTAGAAATCGAAGATCAACCCCCTCTGCATAAGGAGTAGGCCGATGGCTGAAGCGGTAATTGTCGAAGCTGTGCGTACGCCGGTCGGCAAGCGTAATGGTGGACTGTCCGGTATCCACCCGGCGGAGCTGTCTGCTCAGGTCCTCAACGGCCTGGTGGAGCGCGCCGGCGTCGACCCCGCGCTCGTGGACGATGTGATCTGGGGTTGTGTCATGCAGGCCGGTGAGCAGGCGCTCGACATTGCCCGCACCGCGGTGCTGTCCGCCGGCTGGCCTGAGAGCGTCCCGGGCGTGACCGTGGACCGCCAGTGCGGTTCCAGCCAGCAGTCACTGCACTTCGCGGTGGCAGGCGTTGTCGCGGGCCACTATGACGTCGTCGTCGCCGGCGGTGTCGAGTCGATGTCACGCACCCCGATGGGCGCCTCGCTGGCCAACGGCGGCAACCCTTACGGAGAGTCGTTCAAGGCCCGCTACACCACAAACCCGAACCAGGGTGTCGGCGCCGAGATGATCGCTGAGCAGTGGGGCTTCAGTCGCACCCAGCTCGACGAGTTTTCGCTGCGTTCGCATGAGAAGGCCGCGGCCGCCCAGGATTCCGGCGCATTCTCCGATCAGATCGTCGGCATCAAGACCAAGGACGCCGATGGCAACGACACCGTGGTGCTCGAAGACGGCGGCATCCGCCGCGGCGGCACTGTGGAGTCGATGGCCAAGATCAAGCCGGCTTTCCGCGAAGACGGTGTGATCCACGCCGGCAACTCCAGCCAGATCTCCGACGGCTCGGCCGCGCTGCTGATCATGTCGGCGGAGAAGGCCAAGGACCTGGGCCTCAAGCCGCTGGCGAAGGTGCATACCGCCGTGCTCGCCGGCGCCGACCCGGTCATCATGCTGACCGCGCCGATCCCGGCCACTCAGAAGGCGTTGGCCAAGTCCGGCCTGACGGTCGACCAGATCGGTGCTTTCGAGGTCAACGAGGCCTTCGCCCCGGTCCCAATGGCGTGGCTCAAGGACATTGGAGCCGACGAGGCCAAGCTCAACCCCAATGGCGGCGCGATCGCGCTGGGCCACCCGCTCGGCGGCTCAGGTGCCCGGATTCTGACCACGCTGCTGTATCACATGCGGGACAACAACATCCAGTACGGTCTGCAGACCATGTGTGAAGGCGGCGGCCAGGCCAATGCCACCATCCTCGAGCTGCTGTAGTGACCGACGTCGAGACCCCCGCCGCTCTCTGCGAGCGGCGGGGCAACGTCCTGGTCATCACCATCAACCGACCCGATGCGCGCAACGCCGTCAACGGCG
This window contains:
- a CDS encoding thiolase family protein; the encoded protein is MAEAVIVEAVRTPVGKRNGGLSGIHPAELSAQVLNGLVERAGVDPALVDDVIWGCVMQAGEQALDIARTAVLSAGWPESVPGVTVDRQCGSSQQSLHFAVAGVVAGHYDVVVAGGVESMSRTPMGASLANGGNPYGESFKARYTTNPNQGVGAEMIAEQWGFSRTQLDEFSLRSHEKAAAAQDSGAFSDQIVGIKTKDADGNDTVVLEDGGIRRGGTVESMAKIKPAFREDGVIHAGNSSQISDGSAALLIMSAEKAKDLGLKPLAKVHTAVLAGADPVIMLTAPIPATQKALAKSGLTVDQIGAFEVNEAFAPVPMAWLKDIGADEAKLNPNGGAIALGHPLGGSGARILTTLLYHMRDNNIQYGLQTMCEGGGQANATILELL